A stretch of Candidatus Neomarinimicrobiota bacterium DNA encodes these proteins:
- a CDS encoding SHOCT domain-containing protein yields the protein MHGFGGSMGFGMGFGWIIWLLIIGVAIWAVVRLTNQNPPNQQSYHNVDSSKETPLDILKKRFARGEITQDEFNEMRKKL from the coding sequence ATGCATGGATTCGGAGGCAGTATGGGATTTGGCATGGGGTTCGGCTGGATTATCTGGCTACTAATTATCGGTGTGGCCATTTGGGCGGTCGTTCGACTGACCAATCAAAATCCACCGAACCAGCAATCGTATCATAATGTGGATAGTTCGAAGGAAACTCCGCTGGATATTTTGAAGAAACGGTTTGCTAGAGGCGAGATTACTCAAGATGAGTTTAATGAAATGCGGAAGAAACTATAG